The Clarias gariepinus isolate MV-2021 ecotype Netherlands chromosome 3, CGAR_prim_01v2, whole genome shotgun sequence DNA window GTGTCTGATGGAGGGGTTCATTTGGTTTTGGCGGCCTTCTGAGCAGACTTGGTTACCTTGCCGCCAGTAGCGGCTTTCTTGTCAACAGCTTTGATTACACCAACGGCAACGGTCTGCCTCATATCACGCACAGCAAAACGACCTGAAACAAGAATATCGATTGAGTCAAGATGGCAGAGGTTCATGTAGAAACAAGCATCCTCGATTACGCTACTTACCCAGTGGTGGGTACTGGGAGAAGCTCTCAACACACATAGGTTTTCCAGGGATCATAACAATGATGGCGGCATCTCCAGATTTCAAGCTCTTGGGGTTGTCCTCAAGCTTCTTACCAGAACGTCGGTCAATCTTTTCCTTAAGCTCCGCAAACTTGCAGGCAATGTGAGCGGTGTGACAGTCCAGCACTGGAGCGTAGCCCTGAGAGATCTGACCAGGATGGTTCAGGATGATGacctgaaagtaaaaaaaaaagtaaacagttGAGGGCTTTTTATAACCAACAGAAGATTTCATTCAAAAGagtaaagtaaattatttattaaatatattctatccatccctccatctaggaacctctgaaatccaactagggaccgtggagtgACATACacattgtcacacacacacgcgcactatgggcattttgggaatgccaattctttggactgtaggaggaaaccagagtacctgtaggaaaccaaccaagcatgggaaaaccatgcaaacttcacacacagacTTTTTAGACATCCTTTAAAGACTGACGGTGACTAAGCTGTCGCGGCAAATTCATTCCACCACCTGGTTGCCAGAACACTAACCGGCTTTATGAGAAGGCTTTACCCAGGAGTACTTTCATAAAAATCTAAGATGGGCCCAACAGTCATTGGCTGTTTCTACgtgtttctaaataaaaatgtttgcttgAAGTAAAAACTACATTACTGATTCAGAAATGAATGTCATTAGTGTGGCCATTACCTACGCTGTTTATATTCCTCTTAGAAGTAAATTTTAagtcttcatattaaattcagTCTGCTAGACTTGTTGACTTATAAACTAAAATTGTTGATGATGTCCAACCTGAGCTGTAAAGTTGTCAGCCTGCATGGGTGGGTCGCTCTTGCTGTCTCCAGCCACGTTACCACGGCGGATGTCCTTAACAGACACGTTCTTCACGTTGAAGCCAACGTTGTCACCAGGCAAAGCCTCAGCCAAAGACTCGTGGTGCATCTCAACAGACTTGACCTCAGTGGTCACGTTGACTGGTGCAAAGGTCACAACCATGCCCGGCTTAAGTGTACCAGTCTCAACACGGCCCACAGGTACAGTTCCAATACCTGAGAGAGAAGGAAgcaaaaaaattgtgtaaatgtatatacaaaaaactaaatatgtatgcatatatctatatatatcaattaattaataaatctgttcatttgtttttaacataTAAAATGCTGATTGATTTCACCTCCAATCTTGTAAACATCCTGCAGGGGCAGACGGAGAGGCTTGTCAGTGGGGCGGGAGGGAGGCAGGATGGTGTCCAAGGCTTCCAAGAGAGTTGTTCCACTGGCACCACCTTCTTTACGCTCAACCTTCCATCCCTTGAACCATCCCATCTACACCAGAGTAAAAAAGCCAGAGTAAGCCATCAGCCACCTGTATAAAAAgcagatataaatatataaaacagatttataGTTAATTTACGTTTGTGCTGGGCTCCAGCATATTGTCTCCGTGCCATCCAGAAATTGGGACGAAAGCAACGGTAGCGGGATTGTAGCCAATCTTCTTGATGTAAGCACTGACTTCCTTGGTGATCTCCTCAAAGCGAGCCTGGCTGTATGGGGGCTCGGTGGAGTCCATCTTGTTGACTCCAACGATAAGTTGCTTCACTCCCAGGGTGAAGGCCAGGAGGGCGTGCTCACGGGTCTGTCCGTTCTTGGAAATACCAGCCTCGAACtcaccaacaccagcagcaacaATCAGCACAGCACAGTCAGCCtgtcatgaatgaatgaatgaattcagGATACATTGGCTTGTATGTTTCCTACTACTATGCAgactaacaaaaataattttttatgtagggattttttttgtgtgtgtgtgtgtgtaaaagacacATACCTGTGAGGTACCAGTGATCATGTTCTTGATGAAGTCTCTGTGTCCAGGGGCATCAATGATGGTGATGTAGTACTTGCTGGTCTCAAATTTCCAAAGAGAGATATCGAT harbors:
- the LOC128518328 gene encoding elongation factor 1-alpha-like, coding for MGKEKIHINIVVIGHVDSGKSTTTGHLIYKCGGIDKRTIEKFEKEAAEMGKGSFKYAWVLDKLKAERERGITIDISLWKFETSKYYITIIDAPGHRDFIKNMITGTSQADCAVLIVAAGVGEFEAGISKNGQTREHALLAFTLGVKQLIVGVNKMDSTEPPYSQARFEEITKEVSAYIKKIGYNPATVAFVPISGWHGDNMLEPSTNMGWFKGWKVERKEGGASGTTLLEALDTILPPSRPTDKPLRLPLQDVYKIGGIGTVPVGRVETGTLKPGMVVTFAPVNVTTEVKSVEMHHESLAEALPGDNVGFNVKNVSVKDIRRGNVAGDSKSDPPMQADNFTAQVIILNHPGQISQGYAPVLDCHTAHIACKFAELKEKIDRRSGKKLEDNPKSLKSGDAAIIVMIPGKPMCVESFSQYPPLGRFAVRDMRQTVAVGVIKAVDKKAATGGKVTKSAQKAAKTK